A window from Bos mutus isolate GX-2022 chromosome 1, NWIPB_WYAK_1.1, whole genome shotgun sequence encodes these proteins:
- the KRTAP15-1 gene encoding keratin-associated protein 15-1 encodes MSFNCSMGNSSCSLGGYLGVPVSTCDSFYPSNVVYSPSTFHLGSTLYGGCQENVFRPISFQTPCAVTRSFQTSCSHPQNFIFRSPCQTIYTGSLGFGNIGLGSFGCGNTGFQSLGSGSNFCSPTFVSSRSCWSSCY; translated from the coding sequence ATGTCTTTCAACTGCAGCATGGGAAACTCCTCCTGTTCCCTTGGAGGTTACTTGGGGGTCCCAGTTTCCACCTGTGATTCTTTCTACCCCAGCAATGTTGTCTACTCCCCCAGCACTTTCCACCTGGGCTCCACTCTCTATGGTGGCTGTCAGGAGAACGTCTTTAGGCCCATCAGCTTCCAGACACCCTGTGCTGTCACCAGATCTTTCCAGACATCCTGCTCCCATCCACAGAATTTCATCTTCCGCAGTCCCTGCCAGACAATTTACACTGGATCTCTAGGGTTTGGAAATATTGGCCTTGGGTCTTTTGGTTGTGGAAATACTGGCTTCCAGTCTCTGGGCTCTGGATCCAACTTCTGCTCCCCAACTTTCGTTTCCTCCAGGAGTTGCTGGTCATCTTGTTACTAA
- the LOC102274676 gene encoding keratin-associated protein 13-1, with protein MSYNCCSGNFSSRSLRDHLRYSGSSCGSSFPSNLVYRTDLCSPSSCQLDSSLYSQETCCEPIRTQTVVSSPCQTSCYRPRTCTFFSPCQTSCSGSLGFGSSNFQSIGHVFPSLGFGSGGFQSVGHSPNIFSSLSCRSSFYRPTFFSSRSSRSLSFQPTCGSGFY; from the coding sequence ATGTCCTACAACTGCTGCTCTGGAAACTTCTCCTCCCGCTCCCTCCGGGACCACCTGCGCTACTCAGGCTCCTCCTGTGGCTCCTCCTTCCCCAGCAACCTGGTCTACAGGACTGACCTCTGCTCTCCAAGCTCCTGCCAGCTGGACTCCTCTCTCTACAGTCAGGAGACCTGCTGTGAGCCCATCAGAACCCAGACTGTGGTGTCCAGTCCCTGCCAGACGTCCTGCTACCGCCCGAGGACCTGCACGTTCTTCAGTCCCTGCCAGACGTCTTGCTCTGGGTCTCTGGGCTTCGGTTCCAGTAACTTTCAATCTATTGGTCATGTTTTCCCATCTCTGGGCTTTGGATCCGGTGGTTTCCAATCCGTGGGTCACAGCCCCAACATTTTCTCATCCCTAAGTTGTAGATCCAGCTTTTACCGTCCGACCTTCTTCTCTTCTAGGAGTAGCCGGTCTCTTTCTTTCCAACCGACCTGTGGATCTGGCTTCTACTAA
- the LOC102276654 gene encoding keratin-associated protein 13-1, whose protein sequence is MSYNLCSGNFSSCSLGSYQHYPGSFFPSNLVYRTDLCSPSSCQLGSSLYSQETCCEPIRTQTVVSRPCQTSCYRLRTSTFSSPCQTTFPGSLGFRSSSCSSLSSGSRSCYSVGCGSRGFRRLGYGICGFPSLSCGSGFCRPTYFSSRSCQSSCYRPTCGSGFYRSIC, encoded by the coding sequence ATGTCCTACAATCTCTGCTCTGGAAACTTCTCTTCTTGCTCCCTTGGGAGCTACCAGCACTACCCAGGTTCCTTCTTTCCCAGCAACCTGGTCTACAGGACTGACCTCTGCTCTCCCAGCTCCTGCCAGCTGGGCTCCTCTCTCTACAGTCAGGAGACCTGCTGTGAGCCAATCAGGACCCAGACTGTGGTGTCCCGTCCCTGCCAGACATCCTGCTACCGCCTGAGGACCTCCACGTTCTCCAGTCCCTGCCAGACGACTTTCCCTGGGTCTCTGGGCTTCAGgtccagcagctgcagctccctgAGCTCTGGATCCAGAAGCTGCTACTCAGTGGGCTGTGGATCCCGTGGCTTCAGACGGCTGGGTTACGGAATCTGTGGCTTCCCTTCCCTGAGCTGTGGATCTGGATTCTGCCGGCCAACCTACTTTTCCTCCCGTAGCTGCCAATCATCCTGTTACAGACCAACCTGTGGATCTGGCTTCTATCGTTCAATTTGTTGA
- the LOC102274958 gene encoding keratin-associated protein 13-1, translating to MSYNCCSRTFSSCSLGGRLSYSGSSCGSSFPSNLVYRTDLCPRSSCQLGSSLYSKETCCEPIRTQTFRVVSRPCQTSCYRRRTSTFSIPCQTTHCGSLSCKSSSCSSLSSGSRRCYSVGCGSCVLRPLGYGVCGFPSLGCGSRFWHPINFPCRSFH from the coding sequence ATGTCCTACAACTGTTGTTCCAgaaccttctcctcctgctcccttgGGGGCCGCCTGAGCTACTCAGGCTCCTCCTGTGGCTCCTCCTTCCCCAGCAACCTGGTCTACAGGACTGACCTCTGCCCTCGCAGTTCCTGCCAGCTGGGCTCCTCTCTCTACAGTAAAGAGACCTGCTGTGAGCCCATCAGGACTCAGACGTTCCGTGTGGTATCTCGTCCCTGCCAGACATCCTGCTACCGTCGGAGGACCTCCACCTTCTCCATTCCCTGCCAGACAACTCACTGTGGGTCTCTGAGCTGTAAgtccagcagctgcagctccttGAGCTCTGGATCCAGAAGGTGCTACTCAGTGGGCTGTGGATCCTGTGTCCTCAGACCCCTGGGCTATGGAGTCTGTGGCTTCCCTTCCCTGGGCTGTGGATCCAGATTCTGGCACCCAATTAATTTTCCCTGCAGAAGTTTCCATTAA